The following nucleotide sequence is from Nocardioides eburneiflavus.
GCGGCAACTCCACGTGGAGCTGGCCCAAGAAGCCCTACAAGCTCAAGCTGGAGGAGGACGCCGCGCTCATCGGCTCGCGGCCCTTCGACGAGTGGGTGCTGCTCGCCGGCTACGGCGACCGCAGCGGCCTGCGCACGGCGGCCGCTTTCGCCGTGGCTGCGCAGACGCGGCTGGCCTGGACCCCGCGCTTCCGCTTCGTCGAGGTCGTCCTGAACGGCCAGGTGCAGGGCCTCTACATGCTCACCGAGCAGGTCGAGCAGGGGAAGGGTCGCGTCGACCTGCCCGACGACGGCTACCTCCTGGAGATGAACAAGCGCTACCTCAGGGACGGCGAGCCGGGGTTCCGCACCGGCAACGGCACGGCCGTCGCCTTCAAGGACCCCGACGAGATCACCAAGCGGCAGCGCCGCGAGGTGCGGGGCGCCGTGCGGCGCTTCGAGAAGGTCCTCTACGGCAAGTCGTTCGCCCACCCCACCCGCGGCTACGCCAAGTACGTCAACGTCAAGCGCATCATCGACTGGTACGTCGTCGAGGAGCTGTTCTCCAACCAGGACTCCAACTTCCAGTCCAGCGTCAACTTCAGCTGGGTCCCCGGCAAGAAGTTCGTCTTCGGTCCGGTCTGGGACTTCGACCTGAGCGCCGGGACGCGGTGGCGCGACTACGGACCGCCGGACGTGTGGCACACCCGCGAGGGACGTCACTGGGTCGCCCGGATGCTCGAGGACCCCGCGTTCTCGGCGCGGGTCAAGAGCCGGTGGGCGCGACTGCGTCCCGCCGTGCGCGAGGTGGTCTCCCAGCTGCCCGCGGCAGCAGCGACGCTCGCCCCGGCCGCGCAGGCCGACTGGCGCCAGTGGCACGAGTCGGGCGACCTCGAGTGGACCCACCACGCGAAGACCCTCGACGGCGAGGTCGCCTACCTCGGCGAGTGGCTCACCAAGCGCATCGAGTGGCTGAGCAAGAACGAGGTGCGCCTCGGCGGCACCCGGCAGTCGACCGAGGAGCGCGAGCGCACCGTGTGGGTGCCCGTGCAGCTGCAGTCCCCCGCCACCACGTCGGTGCAGGTCTCCTGGAGCCTCCAGGCCGGCAGCGCGACGCCCGGCGTGGACTACGTCGACGAGCAGGGGCAGGTGACCTTCGCACCGGGCCAGAAGGAGCGCGACGTGCCGGTGCGGATCCTCGACGACACCGAGACGGAGCGGCGCGAGACCCTGCGCGTGCTGCTGACCGGGTCGTCCAGGGAGCTCGTCATCGGCTCCCCGAACGTCGCCACGGTGGCGATCCGGGGCAATCGCCGCTGATCCCCGGCCCGGTGGTCCGTCGCCCGGTGATCACCGTCGCCTGACCGCGGCGGCCTCACCGGGCAGGGGCCAGGGGTTGAACCGGCAGC
It contains:
- a CDS encoding CotH kinase family protein; this encodes MLRHLSVATALAVASSTVLLAPASGRPSAAPQAPDNSAAAVGWPPAPTTQIVIDTGGVAVGREDYVPGTVTIDGVTHVTEVRGRGNSTWSWPKKPYKLKLEEDAALIGSRPFDEWVLLAGYGDRSGLRTAAAFAVAAQTRLAWTPRFRFVEVVLNGQVQGLYMLTEQVEQGKGRVDLPDDGYLLEMNKRYLRDGEPGFRTGNGTAVAFKDPDEITKRQRREVRGAVRRFEKVLYGKSFAHPTRGYAKYVNVKRIIDWYVVEELFSNQDSNFQSSVNFSWVPGKKFVFGPVWDFDLSAGTRWRDYGPPDVWHTREGRHWVARMLEDPAFSARVKSRWARLRPAVREVVSQLPAAAATLAPAAQADWRQWHESGDLEWTHHAKTLDGEVAYLGEWLTKRIEWLSKNEVRLGGTRQSTEERERTVWVPVQLQSPATTSVQVSWSLQAGSATPGVDYVDEQGQVTFAPGQKERDVPVRILDDTETERRETLRVLLTGSSRELVIGSPNVATVAIRGNRR